The proteins below come from a single Halobacillus salinarum genomic window:
- a CDS encoding YdcF family protein, producing the protein MKKIILFVFLAILAYIAYTGISIWTYGSNKHVKKADAAIVLGAAQWNGRPSPVFEGRLKEAIELYKEDKVNYLIFTGGSSQDAASSEAAVGKQYAMDHGVPDKAILYEDRSLKTETNLRNAKEVAEKNSIQSYLLVSDRYHLKRAVALAQNADMKNVTGIPTKYSAYKTRDTKLPFFFKEWGYFMGYQVMQFFR; encoded by the coding sequence ATGAAAAAAATCATATTATTTGTCTTTCTTGCCATTTTAGCTTATATCGCCTATACAGGCATCAGCATATGGACATATGGCAGCAATAAACACGTAAAAAAAGCAGATGCAGCAATCGTATTAGGAGCTGCTCAATGGAACGGACGACCGAGTCCGGTATTTGAAGGCCGGCTAAAAGAAGCCATTGAATTATACAAAGAAGATAAAGTGAACTATTTAATTTTTACCGGTGGATCCAGTCAAGATGCAGCGTCTTCAGAAGCAGCGGTAGGAAAACAATATGCGATGGATCACGGAGTTCCTGACAAAGCCATTCTATATGAAGACCGCTCTTTAAAGACGGAAACAAATCTTAGAAATGCGAAAGAAGTTGCGGAGAAAAATTCAATCCAATCGTATTTACTTGTCAGTGACCGGTACCATCTTAAACGTGCCGTCGCTTTAGCACAGAACGCAGATATGAAAAATGTGACGGGAATTCCGACTAAGTATTCTGCCTACAAGACAAGAGATACAAAACTGCCTTTCTTTTTTAAAGAATGGGGCTATTTTATGGGATATCAGGTAATGCAATTTTTCCGTTAA
- a CDS encoding nitroreductase family protein, with amino-acid sequence MNLRQGIKNRRSIHDFKSEKVSEEMLTEIFSTASWAPNHRMKEPWNIRIFQEDGKKDYADLVIESYERAGFFAAYNDGKKQKMIEGIRNFLVSIPHHALIFMEREQDPHKFEEDYAAVCAFIQNAQLGAWEMGVGMLWTTSPYLNDEWFAEGLGIDFNRYKPVAVLQMGFPNQVPAAKKRSSITEKMKFVNNRFKEKS; translated from the coding sequence ATGAACCTTAGACAAGGAATAAAAAATCGGCGGTCCATCCATGATTTTAAAAGTGAAAAAGTCAGTGAAGAAATGCTGACGGAAATCTTTTCAACCGCTTCCTGGGCGCCAAACCATCGGATGAAGGAACCATGGAACATCCGAATTTTTCAAGAGGATGGAAAGAAGGACTATGCTGATCTTGTGATAGAGAGTTATGAGAGGGCTGGTTTCTTCGCGGCTTATAACGATGGGAAAAAGCAGAAAATGATCGAGGGCATCCGTAACTTTCTTGTGTCTATTCCTCACCATGCGTTGATCTTTATGGAAAGAGAGCAGGATCCTCATAAGTTTGAAGAAGATTATGCAGCGGTGTGTGCGTTTATTCAGAATGCTCAGCTAGGCGCTTGGGAAATGGGAGTAGGGATGCTGTGGACGACAAGTCCTTACTTGAATGATGAATGGTTTGCCGAAGGCTTAGGGATTGATTTCAACCGCTATAAGCCTGTAGCTGTTTTGCAGATGGGGTTTCCTAATCAAGTACCTGCTGCGAAGAAGCGGAGTTCGATAACAGAAAAAATGAAGTTTGTTAATAATAGGTTTAAAGAAAAAAGCTGA
- the ytzI gene encoding YtzI protein, translating into MPLVLLLIICIVIVLIIAAAFGFAVSKGYEYKHTVDPLPDETLDDNENNQKADT; encoded by the coding sequence TTGCCTTTAGTCTTACTGCTTATTATATGTATTGTGATTGTACTGATTATCGCAGCTGCTTTTGGATTTGCCGTATCCAAAGGCTATGAATATAAGCACACTGTCGATCCGCTTCCTGACGAAACTCTAGATGATAATGAAAACAACCAAAAAGCTGACACGTAA
- the ptsP gene encoding phosphoenolpyruvate--protein phosphotransferase, with product MTHLQGIAASNGIAIAKVYRLEAPDLSYSKNEIQQPDQEVKRLHDALDVSKSELEKIKAHTLETLGQEHADIFSAHLLVLSDPELIKPIEDKIKTENVNAEAALDETADLFINMFKNMDNEYMKERAADIQDVTKRVMAHLLNVTFPDPALINEEVVIVADDLTPSDTAQLNKQYVKGFTTDIGGRTSHSAIMARSLEIPAVVGTKDITAKAEKDSLIIVDGIDGNVIVNPSEEDIQSYKEKQADFDKQKQEWAKLKDEATVTSEGEHVELAANIGTPEDVEGVLANGGEGVGLYRTEFLYMGKNQLPTEEEQYDAYSSVLKQMGDKPVVVRTLDIGGDKELDYLDLPDEMNPFLGFRAIRLCLERDDIFRVQLRALLRASVHGNLKIMFPMIATLDEFRQAKGILDEEREKLLSEGMEVAGDIEVGMMVEIPSTAVIARQFAKEVDFFSIGTNDLIQYTMAADRMNERVSYLYQPYNPAILHLVNNVIEAAHAEGKWAGMCGEMAGDEIAIPILLGLGLDEFSMSATSILPARTQIRNLSKKELASFKKELLSMGTAEEVVAFIKEKTESQ from the coding sequence ATGACACACCTCCAGGGGATTGCAGCTTCCAACGGGATTGCCATTGCAAAGGTCTACCGTCTGGAAGCTCCAGACCTTTCCTACAGCAAGAATGAAATCCAACAGCCAGACCAGGAAGTCAAACGTCTTCATGACGCTCTCGACGTTTCTAAAAGCGAGCTTGAAAAGATTAAAGCCCACACGCTGGAAACCTTAGGTCAGGAGCATGCAGATATTTTCTCTGCTCACCTTCTTGTTTTGAGCGATCCTGAATTAATCAAACCGATAGAAGATAAGATTAAAACGGAAAATGTAAATGCAGAAGCTGCTTTAGATGAAACAGCCGATCTGTTTATTAACATGTTTAAAAACATGGACAATGAATACATGAAAGAACGTGCAGCAGACATCCAGGACGTTACAAAACGTGTGATGGCACATTTGTTAAACGTGACGTTCCCAGATCCTGCTCTTATTAATGAAGAAGTCGTGATCGTTGCCGATGATCTGACTCCTTCAGATACTGCTCAATTAAATAAACAATACGTGAAAGGGTTTACGACGGACATCGGCGGTCGTACTTCCCACTCTGCAATTATGGCCCGTTCGCTAGAGATCCCAGCGGTAGTCGGTACGAAAGACATCACGGCTAAGGCTGAGAAGGATTCCTTGATTATCGTAGATGGGATTGATGGCAATGTCATTGTTAATCCATCTGAAGAAGATATTCAATCCTATAAAGAAAAGCAAGCCGATTTTGACAAACAAAAACAGGAATGGGCGAAGCTGAAGGATGAAGCAACGGTCACATCTGAAGGCGAGCACGTTGAGCTTGCAGCCAATATCGGCACTCCTGAAGATGTGGAAGGGGTTTTAGCCAACGGTGGAGAAGGTGTCGGGCTTTACCGTACTGAATTCCTCTATATGGGCAAAAACCAGCTGCCTACAGAAGAAGAACAATACGATGCTTATTCCTCTGTCTTAAAACAAATGGGAGACAAGCCGGTTGTCGTCCGTACGTTGGACATCGGCGGAGATAAAGAATTGGATTACCTGGATCTTCCGGATGAAATGAACCCATTTCTTGGTTTCCGGGCGATTCGTCTCTGCCTTGAACGCGATGACATTTTCCGAGTCCAGCTTCGTGCGCTCTTGCGGGCAAGCGTTCACGGAAACTTGAAAATCATGTTCCCGATGATTGCGACACTGGACGAATTCCGTCAGGCAAAAGGCATCCTTGATGAAGAACGCGAAAAACTGCTTAGCGAAGGTATGGAAGTCGCTGGGGACATCGAAGTAGGAATGATGGTTGAAATTCCTTCTACAGCTGTTATCGCACGCCAATTTGCTAAAGAAGTTGATTTCTTCAGTATCGGCACCAACGACCTTATTCAGTACACCATGGCTGCTGATCGTATGAATGAGCGCGTCTCTTACTTGTATCAGCCCTACAATCCAGCAATTCTTCATTTAGTCAATAACGTCATTGAAGCAGCACATGCGGAAGGAAAATGGGCTGGAATGTGCGGTGAAATGGCAGGCGACGAAATTGCGATTCCTATCCTTTTAGGTTTAGGACTGGACGAATTCAGTATGAGTGCGACTTCTATCCTTCCTGCGCGTACACAAATAAGAAATCTTTCCAAGAAAGAATTGGCTTCTTTCAAGAAAGAACTGTTATCAATGGGTACCGCTGAAGAAGTAGTAGCATTTATTAAAGAAAAAACCGAAAGCCAGTAG
- a CDS encoding phosphocarrier protein HPr, whose translation MVEKSFKITSSDGVHARPATVLVQNAGKYESDINLHYKEKSVNLKSIMGIMSLGIPAGAEVKISAEGSDEQEAIDHLASTMKNEGLGE comes from the coding sequence ATGGTAGAAAAATCATTCAAAATTACATCATCAGACGGAGTACACGCGCGTCCAGCCACTGTACTTGTACAAAATGCAGGAAAGTACGAATCTGATATTAATCTTCACTACAAAGAGAAATCCGTCAACTTAAAGTCAATTATGGGGATTATGAGCCTAGGAATTCCTGCTGGTGCAGAAGTGAAAATTTCTGCTGAAGGCAGCGATGAACAGGAAGCGATTGACCATTTAGCAAGCACTATGAAGAACGAAGGGCTGGGGGAGTAA
- a CDS encoding PTS fructose transporter subunit IIABC: MKITDLLTKDTILLNMQASSKAEAIDELIGKLDRAGKLNNRDEYKQAIEAREQQSTTGIGEGIAIPHAKTDAVKEPAIAFGRSQEGLDYESLDGQPTNLFFMIAASEGASNAHLETLSSLSSYLMDKEFRRKLEEAKSIEDVIEAINAKEAEEDEGEVTTDASDSKILAVTACPTGIAHTYMAADKLKDTAKEMGVNIKVQTNGSSGVKNRLTDEDIKEADAIIVAADTKVDMDVFHGKPVIEVPVAKAIHEPKELITKALNKDAPIYQGGGKSSESAGDKNQRTGFYKHLMNGVSNMLPFVVGGGILIAISFFWGINSDNQFAQMLSTIGGANAFYLLVPVLAGFIASSIADRPGFAPGMVGGLIAITQTVEGADNGSGFLGGLIAGFLAGYITIGVKKALEGLPAVLDGLKTVLFYPVFSLFFTGMIMLLINPALTSVYTGLFDFLNGMSGANLALLGIIVGGMMAVDMGGPVNKAAYTFGIAALGADNYTFIAAAMAGGMVPPLAMGLATTLFRNKFTKQERETGKAAYPLGAFFITEGAIPFAAADPIRVIPSMIVGSATAGMLTMLFHIGLRAPHGGLIVVPLIEGGFMKIVLYLAAIIIGTIVSAIIVGFLKKDVEKA, from the coding sequence ATGAAGATTACGGACTTACTTACGAAAGATACCATTTTGTTAAATATGCAGGCTTCATCAAAAGCAGAGGCGATTGATGAATTGATTGGCAAATTGGATCGTGCGGGCAAGCTTAACAATCGCGATGAATACAAACAGGCGATTGAAGCCCGCGAACAGCAAAGCACGACAGGAATCGGTGAAGGCATCGCTATTCCTCACGCGAAAACAGATGCAGTCAAAGAGCCTGCAATCGCCTTTGGGCGGTCTCAAGAAGGACTTGATTACGAGTCATTGGATGGACAGCCTACCAACTTATTCTTTATGATCGCTGCTTCTGAGGGAGCAAGTAACGCGCACCTTGAAACGTTATCCAGTCTTTCTTCCTATCTTATGGATAAGGAATTCCGCAGAAAGCTTGAAGAAGCCAAATCTATTGAAGATGTCATTGAAGCAATCAATGCAAAAGAAGCGGAAGAAGACGAAGGTGAAGTAACAACTGATGCTTCTGATAGTAAAATTCTCGCCGTAACTGCATGCCCTACCGGTATTGCACACACGTATATGGCAGCAGATAAACTGAAAGATACCGCTAAAGAAATGGGTGTCAATATTAAGGTCCAGACGAACGGATCAAGCGGCGTTAAGAATCGTCTCACCGACGAGGATATTAAAGAAGCAGACGCCATCATTGTCGCCGCTGATACAAAGGTCGACATGGATGTCTTTCACGGTAAACCGGTGATTGAAGTGCCTGTGGCTAAAGCCATTCATGAACCAAAGGAATTAATCACAAAAGCGTTAAATAAAGATGCACCTATTTACCAAGGTGGAGGAAAAAGCTCTGAATCAGCAGGTGATAAAAACCAGCGTACCGGTTTTTATAAACACTTAATGAACGGGGTTTCCAACATGCTGCCATTTGTTGTCGGCGGCGGAATTCTCATTGCGATTTCCTTTTTCTGGGGCATAAATTCCGATAACCAATTTGCTCAAATGCTAAGTACGATCGGCGGTGCCAATGCCTTCTACCTGCTCGTTCCTGTGCTTGCAGGTTTCATCGCTTCAAGTATTGCTGACCGCCCTGGTTTCGCTCCTGGTATGGTCGGCGGTTTAATTGCGATTACGCAAACCGTAGAAGGAGCAGACAATGGATCTGGTTTTCTAGGTGGTCTAATTGCAGGTTTCTTAGCAGGTTATATTACTATAGGTGTTAAAAAGGCTCTGGAAGGACTTCCTGCTGTATTAGACGGACTAAAAACAGTACTCTTCTATCCAGTATTTTCTTTATTCTTTACAGGTATGATTATGCTGCTTATCAATCCTGCCCTCACAAGTGTGTATACGGGACTGTTTGATTTCTTAAATGGCATGAGCGGCGCAAACCTTGCTCTCCTTGGTATTATCGTAGGCGGGATGATGGCCGTAGATATGGGCGGACCCGTCAACAAAGCCGCTTACACCTTTGGTATCGCTGCGCTAGGTGCCGATAATTATACGTTTATCGCTGCCGCAATGGCTGGTGGAATGGTACCGCCGCTTGCGATGGGACTTGCAACAACCCTATTTAGAAATAAATTCACGAAGCAGGAAAGAGAAACAGGAAAAGCCGCTTATCCGCTGGGAGCGTTTTTCATTACGGAAGGCGCCATTCCTTTTGCCGCAGCTGACCCGATTCGTGTCATCCCTTCTATGATCGTAGGAAGCGCGACTGCTGGTATGCTGACCATGCTCTTCCATATTGGTTTAAGAGCACCACACGGTGGATTAATTGTAGTTCCGCTAATTGAAGGCGGGTTTATGAAAATCGTGTTGTACTTGGCTGCCATTATTATCGGTACAATTGTGAGCGCAATTATTGTAGGATTCTTGAAAAAAGATGTAGAAAAGGCTTAA
- the pfkB gene encoding 1-phosphofructokinase: MIYTCTLNPSIDYVMTLETFQAGGLNRAKRAFYYPGGKGINVSRVMRRLGVNTTALGYIGEFTGRFITDFLDEESISHQFIDTGQYTRINVKLKGNEESEINGPGPEINFDQQEKLVEQIRSLSSDDVLILAGSVPSSLPENFYMKIAQLCTESGAKLVADTSGKALEQVARYPVLLLKPNHHELGELFNTVIDTKEKAAEYAARLVEKGTRHVIVSMGGEGAVYVDKEQQLFANVPKGKVKNSVGAGDSVVSGFIAGLTLGKTIEESFKYGVAAGSATAFQDDLCEKRDVVQLLEEIKISSLN, from the coding sequence ATGATATACACGTGCACGCTTAACCCGTCGATTGATTACGTAATGACTCTTGAGACATTCCAAGCAGGCGGGTTAAACCGAGCCAAGCGGGCATTTTACTATCCTGGCGGGAAAGGAATCAATGTATCAAGAGTCATGCGCAGACTCGGCGTGAACACAACAGCCTTAGGTTACATTGGTGAGTTTACCGGCAGGTTTATTACCGATTTTCTCGATGAGGAGAGCATCAGCCATCAGTTTATCGATACAGGCCAATACACACGGATCAATGTGAAACTTAAAGGAAATGAAGAGTCCGAAATCAACGGCCCTGGTCCGGAAATAAATTTTGACCAGCAGGAGAAACTAGTAGAACAAATCCGCTCTTTGTCATCGGATGACGTGTTAATCCTTGCGGGCAGTGTTCCTTCTTCCCTGCCGGAAAATTTCTATATGAAGATTGCCCAACTATGTACGGAAAGCGGCGCTAAGCTCGTGGCCGATACTTCCGGCAAAGCCCTTGAGCAGGTCGCTCGATATCCGGTTTTATTATTAAAACCTAACCATCACGAACTAGGTGAATTATTCAATACTGTGATTGACACAAAAGAAAAAGCGGCTGAATATGCCGCCAGGCTTGTAGAGAAAGGCACCAGGCACGTCATCGTATCTATGGGGGGAGAAGGAGCTGTTTATGTGGACAAGGAACAGCAGTTGTTCGCTAACGTTCCGAAAGGGAAAGTGAAAAACTCCGTCGGTGCGGGTGATTCTGTTGTATCCGGTTTTATCGCCGGTCTTACTTTAGGCAAAACGATTGAAGAATCTTTTAAATATGGAGTGGCAGCTGGAAGTGCAACGGCTTTTCAAGACGACTTATGTGAGAAAAGAGACGTAGTTCAGCTTTTGGAAGAAATCAAAATTTCTTCACTTAACTAA
- a CDS encoding DeoR/GlpR family DNA-binding transcription regulator, with translation MLTPERHQLIMTLLHAHHNVKMQDLVLHTGASESTIRRDLDQLEKEGKLRRVHGGASIRQRTLEEPSVGEKLTKYHDEKKLIGKYAASVVRNGDCIFIDAGTTTMEMIPHLQGKDIIAVTNGLNQLESLTDYQVKTYMLGGYVKHKTRAVIGTQVLEALAQYRFDQCFLGANGISLKEGFTTPDPEEASIKYRTLSLSQESYILADHSKFDEVSFCKIADLNESAIITNYQGPLLKQFQEKTNIKVVTT, from the coding sequence ATGCTTACTCCTGAGCGTCATCAACTCATCATGACCCTTTTACATGCGCATCATAATGTAAAAATGCAGGACCTTGTGCTTCACACAGGAGCTTCAGAATCCACGATTCGGCGGGACTTGGATCAGCTGGAAAAGGAGGGAAAGCTTAGACGGGTCCACGGCGGTGCCTCTATTAGACAGCGAACGCTGGAAGAACCCAGCGTGGGAGAAAAACTTACGAAGTATCACGATGAAAAAAAGTTGATAGGTAAGTACGCGGCTTCAGTCGTACGGAATGGAGATTGTATCTTTATTGATGCCGGAACAACAACGATGGAAATGATCCCGCACCTTCAAGGAAAAGATATTATTGCAGTCACCAATGGTCTTAACCAATTAGAGTCACTCACTGATTATCAAGTGAAGACTTATATGTTAGGCGGTTATGTAAAGCATAAGACGAGAGCCGTTATCGGCACTCAAGTGTTAGAAGCATTGGCTCAGTATAGGTTTGATCAGTGTTTTCTTGGTGCTAACGGTATTTCGTTGAAAGAGGGATTTACGACGCCTGACCCTGAAGAAGCGTCCATTAAGTACCGTACCCTTTCCCTGTCACAGGAAAGCTATATCCTTGCAGATCATTCCAAGTTTGATGAAGTTTCCTTTTGTAAAATTGCAGACCTTAACGAATCTGCCATCATCACTAACTATCAAGGACCATTGTTAAAACAATTTCAAGAAAAAACAAACATAAAGGTTGTGACCACATGA
- the secG gene encoding preprotein translocase subunit SecG, producing the protein METIAVSLLVIDTIALIVLVLLQSGKSAGLSGAISGGAEQLFGKQKARGIDAVLHRSTVVVGVLFFVLAFLVAYVL; encoded by the coding sequence ATGGAAACTATCGCAGTATCGTTGTTAGTCATTGATACCATTGCTCTAATCGTTTTAGTATTGCTGCAATCGGGAAAAAGTGCCGGTCTGTCTGGAGCAATTTCCGGGGGAGCGGAGCAATTGTTCGGTAAACAAAAAGCACGGGGGATTGACGCCGTACTTCATCGTTCTACTGTTGTTGTTGGCGTATTATTTTTCGTTCTTGCTTTTTTAGTTGCTTATGTACTTTAA
- a CDS encoding alpha/beta hydrolase yields MKIKQPQPFTFEAGERAVLLLHGFTGHSADVRMLGRFLEKNGYTSHAPIYRGHGTKPEDLIDATPEEWWEDVQAGLNHLREKGYDKIAVAGLSLGGVLSLKLGYSEPIKGIVTMCAPMFFDNEEQLTEGFQFKARQYKQLQGKDKETIEAEVKELLDDSKDMFQQLGRFINEVHDEIDQVYTPTLVVQAEQDEMINTDSASYIYHQIEADHKDLKWYKNSGHIITMDKEKDQLHKDILEFLESLDWS; encoded by the coding sequence ATGAAAATTAAACAACCTCAGCCGTTTACGTTTGAAGCAGGCGAGCGTGCGGTATTATTACTACATGGATTCACAGGCCATTCAGCCGATGTCCGTATGCTGGGGCGTTTTTTAGAAAAGAATGGATATACAAGTCATGCTCCAATTTACAGGGGGCACGGAACTAAACCGGAAGATCTCATCGATGCCACGCCTGAAGAGTGGTGGGAAGATGTGCAGGCTGGCTTGAACCACTTGAGAGAAAAAGGGTATGACAAAATTGCTGTTGCCGGTCTTTCTCTTGGCGGAGTATTAAGCTTGAAACTTGGCTATTCTGAGCCGATCAAAGGAATAGTAACCATGTGCGCGCCGATGTTCTTTGATAATGAAGAGCAATTGACGGAGGGCTTTCAATTTAAAGCCAGGCAGTATAAGCAGCTGCAAGGTAAAGACAAAGAAACGATAGAAGCAGAAGTGAAAGAGCTTCTGGATGATTCGAAAGATATGTTTCAACAGCTTGGCCGGTTTATTAATGAGGTCCACGATGAGATTGATCAGGTTTATACGCCCACACTGGTTGTGCAGGCTGAACAGGATGAGATGATCAACACGGATAGTGCCAGCTATATTTATCATCAAATTGAAGCAGATCATAAAGATTTGAAGTGGTACAAAAACTCTGGGCACATCATTACGATGGATAAAGAAAAAGACCAGCTCCATAAGGATATACTCGAATTTCTTGAATCCCTGGATTGGTCATAG
- the rnr gene encoding ribonuclease R, with protein MNTELQQQILQFFKESVSKPLSVQELEEELQLNEGDQFKDLMKALNALEEEGELVRTRKNRFGLPEKMNLVRGRIQMHAKGFAFLIPDEEDKDDVYVHHSDLNSAMNNDKVLVRIEKRDEAGQRPEGTVIRIVERATTRVVGTYEQSRNFGFVIADDKRIPNDIFIPKGQANGAVDGHKVIVNITKFPEARMSAEGEIVEILGHKNDPGIDIISIIYKHGIKIDFPEEVLAQAAETPDQISEDEIKNRRDLRDETIVTIDGADAKDLDDAVTVKKLSNGHYKLGVHIADVSYYVGEGSPIDKEARERATSVYLVDRVIPMIPHRLSNGICSLNPQVDRLTLSCEMEINDRGEIVEHEIFQSVIKTNERMTYRDVNEILENDDPALIEKYSKLVPMFRDMGYLAKILRTKRMKRGAIDFDFKEAGVIVDEEGKAVDVKLRDRSVAERLIEEFMLAANETIAEHFHWMDVPFIHRIHEDPDSSKLQHFFEFVANLGFSVKGTSDDVHPQALQKVLEEVKGTQEDMIISKLMLRSMQQAKYDPQSLGHFGLATDFYTHFTSPIRRYPDLIVHRLIRTYLVEKKVDYKTRKHWKDQMPDIARHSSEMERAAVDAERETDDLKKAEYMQDKIGEEYEGVISSITSFGMFVELPNTVEGLVHVSTLTDDYYHFHEKQYAMIGERTGNVFRIGDEVTIRVTNVNLDERVVDFEIDYMKPRKERPRRERPKEIQSKGPDRKKDKKKNKQKGNKPFYRNKGVPKKGRKKKK; from the coding sequence GTGAACACTGAATTACAACAACAAATACTACAATTTTTCAAAGAATCGGTCTCTAAACCGCTATCTGTACAAGAATTAGAAGAAGAGCTCCAGCTTAATGAAGGGGATCAATTCAAAGACCTTATGAAAGCGTTGAATGCCTTGGAAGAGGAAGGGGAGCTTGTCCGCACGAGGAAGAACCGGTTCGGACTTCCAGAAAAGATGAATTTAGTTCGCGGACGCATTCAAATGCATGCGAAAGGTTTTGCCTTTTTAATTCCGGATGAAGAAGATAAGGACGACGTGTATGTGCACCATTCCGACCTTAACTCAGCGATGAATAATGATAAAGTTCTTGTCAGAATTGAGAAAAGAGATGAGGCGGGTCAGCGTCCGGAGGGAACTGTCATTCGTATAGTGGAACGGGCAACGACTAGAGTGGTCGGAACGTATGAACAAAGCCGTAACTTCGGGTTTGTCATTGCAGATGATAAACGAATTCCCAACGATATCTTCATCCCTAAAGGTCAGGCAAACGGCGCTGTTGATGGGCATAAAGTGATCGTAAACATTACAAAGTTTCCTGAAGCGCGTATGAGCGCGGAAGGGGAAATTGTAGAAATCCTTGGTCACAAAAATGACCCGGGAATCGACATCATTTCGATTATTTATAAGCACGGAATCAAAATTGATTTCCCTGAAGAGGTATTGGCCCAAGCAGCCGAAACCCCTGACCAAATTAGTGAAGATGAAATTAAGAATCGGCGTGATCTTAGAGATGAAACGATTGTTACGATTGATGGAGCAGATGCAAAGGATCTTGATGATGCCGTAACGGTCAAGAAATTGAGCAACGGACACTATAAGCTTGGTGTTCATATTGCAGATGTCTCTTATTATGTAGGTGAAGGGTCCCCGATCGATAAAGAAGCTCGGGAGCGGGCTACCAGTGTGTATTTAGTAGACCGCGTGATCCCGATGATCCCTCACCGGTTATCCAACGGAATTTGTTCATTGAATCCTCAAGTGGACCGTTTGACTCTTTCCTGTGAAATGGAAATCAATGATCGTGGTGAAATTGTCGAACATGAAATTTTTCAAAGTGTCATAAAAACCAACGAACGTATGACGTACCGTGATGTTAATGAAATTCTTGAGAATGATGATCCCGCTCTAATCGAAAAATACAGCAAGCTTGTTCCTATGTTCAGAGATATGGGCTACCTTGCTAAAATTCTGCGCACGAAGCGGATGAAACGAGGAGCGATTGACTTTGATTTTAAAGAAGCCGGAGTCATTGTGGATGAAGAAGGAAAAGCAGTTGATGTTAAGCTGAGGGATCGCTCGGTTGCTGAACGGCTGATTGAAGAATTCATGCTCGCTGCGAACGAAACGATAGCCGAACATTTCCATTGGATGGACGTTCCGTTTATTCACCGGATTCACGAAGATCCTGATTCAAGCAAATTGCAGCATTTCTTTGAATTTGTTGCGAATCTCGGTTTCTCGGTTAAAGGAACCTCAGATGATGTCCACCCACAAGCATTGCAAAAGGTGCTTGAAGAAGTAAAGGGCACCCAGGAGGATATGATTATTTCCAAGCTGATGCTTCGTTCGATGCAGCAGGCCAAATACGATCCTCAAAGTCTCGGTCACTTTGGTCTGGCAACAGACTTTTATACCCACTTTACTTCGCCGATCCGCAGGTACCCGGATTTGATCGTTCACCGTTTAATCCGAACCTACTTAGTTGAGAAAAAAGTGGACTATAAAACGCGTAAACACTGGAAAGACCAGATGCCGGATATTGCCCGCCACTCTTCCGAAATGGAGCGGGCAGCGGTAGACGCCGAACGGGAAACCGATGACCTTAAAAAAGCAGAGTATATGCAGGACAAAATCGGCGAAGAGTATGAAGGTGTGATCAGTTCGATTACAAGCTTCGGTATGTTTGTGGAACTGCCAAACACCGTTGAAGGACTCGTACATGTTAGTACGCTGACCGATGATTATTATCATTTCCACGAAAAACAATATGCCATGATTGGTGAGCGGACAGGAAATGTATTCCGTATCGGTGATGAAGTCACGATTCGGGTAACCAATGTCAATTTAGACGAGCGCGTCGTTGATTTTGAAATTGATTATATGAAACCACGCAAAGAGCGTCCTCGCCGTGAGCGTCCTAAGGAAATTCAATCAAAAGGTCCTGATCGCAAGAAAGATAAGAAGAAGAACAAGCAGAAAGGAAATAAGCCTTTCTATCGCAATAAAGGGGTTCCTAAAAAAGGTCGGAAAAAGAAAAAATAA